From one Leptospira stimsonii genomic stretch:
- a CDS encoding polyhydroxyalkanoate synthesis regulator DNA-binding domain-containing protein, with the protein MKLLKRYANRRLYDPETSKTITLEDVAEMIINGEEIRVIDNMSGSDITPKILGQTFLKVSLGQRNEEFSNFMLSALIRETGKDISSLFGRLVLGGIGASYLTRERLEKILQSMISLGELKLELATEYRDDLLTHMATRASENKLRIQEDLKKIGKELEESTESDLPLEDLSEKIRKIAESVKEKEA; encoded by the coding sequence ATGAAGCTCCTCAAACGATACGCGAACCGAAGACTCTACGATCCGGAAACGAGTAAGACAATTACTCTGGAGGACGTTGCTGAGATGATCATCAACGGAGAAGAGATTCGTGTGATCGATAATATGTCGGGTTCCGATATTACTCCTAAGATTCTCGGACAAACCTTTCTCAAAGTTTCTTTGGGACAAAGAAACGAGGAATTCTCCAATTTTATGCTTTCGGCTTTGATTCGAGAAACGGGCAAGGATATCAGTTCCCTTTTCGGTAGATTGGTCTTAGGCGGCATCGGAGCCAGTTATCTCACCAGAGAGAGGCTCGAAAAAATTCTCCAGTCTATGATTTCGTTGGGTGAACTCAAACTAGAGTTGGCGACGGAATACAGGGACGATCTTCTCACTCATATGGCGACTCGGGCTTCCGAGAACAAGCTTCGAATCCAAGAAGACCTCAAAAAAATCGGAAAAGAGCTGGAAGAATCCACGGAATCCGATTTACCATTGGAAGATCTCTCGGAAAAAATCCGCAAAATTGCGGAAAGCGTAAAAGAAAAGGAAGCCTGA
- a CDS encoding HEAT repeat domain-containing protein encodes MFKNISISIFLFSICTASLFSSDKAMEYADRAYFEQIRKLESGSYEEKVDAADYLKFVSNKLAVRPLLNALKGNPKVPKSLENHPYLKYTIAQALSVMDQESAIKPTIEEYKKIEPTITEKDEPYFTNKDDYTMVIAAGEILRTIGSYPYAKESEDVLVNALGHPNYYIRASAADGLKYMNRKETVNFLVSTLEKEKNDFTRAAILNSIVRILKVADKNFYVLCDMLKSESPMVRYRVSMALGEVDLKAAEFYLREALLVEDKQTVRDQIRKDLGTVLGFKLPSISVISVE; translated from the coding sequence ATGTTTAAGAATATTTCGATCTCTATCTTTCTGTTTTCTATCTGCACTGCCTCTTTATTCTCTTCCGATAAGGCGATGGAATACGCCGATAGGGCTTACTTCGAACAGATTCGAAAGTTAGAATCCGGTTCTTACGAAGAGAAAGTCGACGCCGCCGATTACCTCAAATTCGTAAGCAATAAACTCGCGGTTCGTCCCCTTTTAAACGCTCTCAAGGGAAATCCGAAAGTTCCTAAATCTTTGGAGAATCATCCCTACCTGAAATATACGATCGCTCAAGCTCTTTCCGTGATGGATCAAGAATCTGCGATCAAACCTACGATCGAAGAATACAAAAAGATCGAACCGACCATCACCGAAAAGGACGAACCGTATTTTACGAATAAAGACGATTATACGATGGTCATCGCCGCGGGAGAAATCCTGAGAACGATCGGAAGTTATCCGTATGCGAAAGAATCCGAAGACGTTCTCGTAAACGCGCTCGGTCATCCGAATTATTATATCCGCGCTTCTGCGGCCGACGGTTTAAAATACATGAATCGCAAGGAAACCGTAAACTTTCTCGTTTCCACTTTGGAAAAGGAAAAGAACGACTTCACTCGTGCGGCGATTCTCAATTCAATCGTGAGAATTCTGAAGGTCGCGGATAAGAATTTTTACGTTCTCTGCGATATGTTGAAGAGCGAAAGCCCGATGGTGCGTTATAGAGTTTCCATGGCATTGGGAGAAGTGGATCTGAAGGCCGCGGAATTTTATCTTCGTGAGGCGCTTCTTGTGGAAGATAAACAGACCGTGCGCGATCAGATTCGTAAAGATTTGGGAACCGTTCTCGGATTTAAACTTCCGTCTATTTCTGTGATTTCCGTGGAATAA
- a CDS encoding MFS transporter encodes MPESRKKIITRTILVLSLVSLLTDVASEMLYPVLPIYLKEIGFSIFLIGILEGVAEATAGFSKGSFGRMSDLSGKRLPFVRWGYFLSAISKPLMTSFISPIWVFLIRTTDRLGKGIRTSARDALLSDETTIVNKGMVFGFHRSMDTFGAVLGPVGALVFLYFYPGHYKELFLFAFLPGILAIGFTFLIREKHREPILKKKGENSHSILLFFQYWKTSPASYRNLCKGILLFSLFNGSDVFLLLRLKEFGLSDSASIGAYIFYNLVYAGTAYPLGILGDKIGLKSLFIFGLGCFALVYFGMSFGTSSWVLWVSFSIYGVFAASTEGISRAWITNLVPQTETGTALGTFNAFQSLCMILASSITGFLWTQWNSTVALSASGIVALVAGAYLFFSEAPKKQKSP; translated from the coding sequence ATGCCCGAATCTCGCAAAAAAATCATCACACGAACCATTCTTGTTCTTTCACTCGTGAGTCTTCTAACCGACGTCGCTTCGGAAATGCTTTACCCCGTTCTTCCCATCTATCTCAAAGAAATCGGATTTTCGATTTTTCTCATCGGAATCTTAGAAGGAGTCGCGGAAGCGACCGCCGGTTTCAGCAAGGGTTCATTCGGAAGAATGTCCGACCTTTCCGGCAAAAGACTCCCCTTTGTTCGTTGGGGTTATTTTCTGAGCGCGATCTCCAAACCTCTGATGACCTCTTTCATTTCTCCGATTTGGGTTTTTCTGATTCGAACCACCGATCGTCTCGGAAAAGGAATTCGAACTTCCGCTAGGGATGCTCTTCTTTCGGATGAAACCACGATCGTGAACAAGGGAATGGTCTTCGGTTTTCATCGATCGATGGATACGTTCGGCGCGGTCTTAGGTCCCGTTGGAGCTCTGGTTTTCCTTTATTTTTATCCGGGACATTATAAGGAATTGTTCTTGTTCGCGTTTCTTCCGGGAATTCTCGCGATCGGTTTTACGTTTTTGATTCGTGAGAAACACAGAGAGCCGATTCTAAAAAAGAAAGGCGAGAATTCTCATTCGATCCTACTCTTTTTTCAATACTGGAAAACTTCTCCGGCTTCTTACAGAAATCTTTGCAAAGGGATTCTACTCTTTTCTCTTTTTAACGGATCGGACGTGTTTCTTCTTCTAAGACTCAAAGAATTCGGACTCAGCGATTCCGCTTCGATCGGAGCTTATATCTTTTACAATCTCGTTTACGCGGGCACGGCTTATCCTCTCGGAATCTTGGGCGATAAGATCGGATTGAAGAGCCTTTTTATCTTCGGACTCGGTTGTTTTGCTTTGGTTTATTTCGGAATGAGTTTCGGAACCTCTTCCTGGGTTCTCTGGGTTTCCTTTTCGATCTACGGAGTTTTTGCGGCTTCTACGGAAGGGATTTCGAGAGCTTGGATCACCAATCTTGTTCCTCAGACGGAAACCGGAACTGCATTAGGAACTTTTAATGCGTTTCAGAGCTTGTGTATGATTCTCGCGAGTTCTATCACCGGATTTCTTTGGACTCAGTGGAATTCCACCGTCGCCTTGAGTGCGTCCGGGATCGTAGCACTGGTCGCAGGAGCTTATCTCTTTTTCTCGGAAGCTCCCAAAAAACAAAAAAGCCCCTGA